The following are encoded in a window of Eschrichtius robustus isolate mEscRob2 chromosome 1, mEscRob2.pri, whole genome shotgun sequence genomic DNA:
- the ISL2 gene encoding insulin gene enhancer protein ISL-2: MVDIIFHYPFLGTMGDHSKKKPGTAMCVGCGSQIHDQFILRVSPDLEWHAACLKCAECSQYLDETCTCFVRDGKTYCKRDYVRLFGIKCAKCQVGFSSSDLVMRARDSVYHIECFRCSVCSRQLLPGDEFSLREHELLCRADHGLLLERAAAGSPRSPGPLPGARGLHLPDPGSGRQPSLRPHVHKQTEKTTRVRTVLNEKQLHTLRTCYAANPRPDALMKEQLVEMTGLSPRVIRVWFQNKRCKDKKKSILMKQLQQQQHNDKTSLQGLTGTPLVAGSPIRHESAVQGSAVEVQTYQPPWKALSEFALQSDLDQPAFQQLVSFSESGSLGNSSGSDVTSLSSQLPDTPNSMVPSPVET, from the exons ATGGTggatattatttttcattatcctTTTCTGGGTACTATGGGGGATCATTCCAAGA AGAAGCCCGGGACGGCCATGTGCGTGGGCTGCGGGAGTCAAATCCACGACCAGTTTATCCTGCGGGTGTCGCCCGACCTCGAGTGGCACGCCGCCTGCCTCAAGTGCGCCGAGTGCAGCCAGTACCTGGACGAGACGTGCACGTGCTTCGTGAGAGACGGGAAGACCTACTGCAAGCGGGACTACGTCAG GCTCTTCGGCATCAAGTGCGCCAAGTGTCAGGTGGGCTTCAGCAGCAGCGATCTGGTGATGCGGGCGCGGGACAGCGTGTACCACATCGAGTGTTTCCGCTGTTCCGTGTGCAGCCGCCAGCTGCTGCCCGGCGACGAGTTCTCGCTGCGGGAGCACGAGCTGCTCTGCCGCGCCGACCACGGCCTCCTGCTCGAGCGCGCCGCGGCCGGCAGCCCGCGCAGCCCCGGCCCGCTCCCTGGCGCCCGCGGCCTGCATCTGCCAG ACCCGGGATCGGGCCGGCAGCCCTCGCTGCGCCCGCACGTGCACAAACAGACCGAGAAGACAACCCGCGTGCGGACCGTGCTCAACGAGAAGCAGCTGCACACTCTGCGGACGTGCTACGCCGCCAACCCGCGGCCCGACGCGCTCATGAAGGAGCAGCTGGTGGAGATGACCGGCCTGAGCCCGCGGGTCATCCGCGTCTGGTTCCAGAACAAGCGGTGCAAGGACAAGAAGAAATCCATCCTCAtgaagcagctgcagcagcagcagcacaatGACAAGACG AGCCTGCAGGGACTGACCGGGACGCCCCTGGTGGCGGGCAGCCCCATCCGCCACGAGAGCGCCGTGCAGGGCAGTGCAGTCGAGGTGCAGACGTACCAGCCGCCATGGAAAGCGCTCAGCGAGTTCGCCCTCCAGAGTGACCTGGACCAACCCGCCTTCCAGCAGCTG GTCTCCTTCTCTGAGTCTGGCTCCCTAGGCAACTCCTCCGGCAGCGACGTGACCTCCCTGTCCTCGCAGCTCCCGGACACCCCCAACAGCATGGTGCCGAGTCCCGTGGAAACGTGA